The Taeniopygia guttata chromosome 19, bTaeGut7.mat, whole genome shotgun sequence genome window below encodes:
- the PIPOX gene encoding peroxisomal sarcosine oxidase, whose amino-acid sequence MAAPSQPQKSTYDVIVIGAGIQGSFTAYHLAQRHEDTLLLEQFLLPHSRGSSHGQSRIIRSAYPQEHYSRMMPDCFRRWQQLEAETGTTLCRQTGLVLLGLPGDPELEACRRNLGVDEVLDSTALAQRFPGFQLPAGQVAVVDSTAGVLFAGRALQAVQEVFRRHGGTLRDGEKVLHIQPGATVTVTTTVGVYKAPRLIITAGAWTGALVEQLGLRLPLQPLRIDVCYWREKQAGSAGLGSVSPCFLTLGLSQAPHGIYGLPSIEYPGLMKVCHHHGSPTDPEKRDQAPSSAPRPDIAVLSSFISSYLPGLETQPAVMETCLYTNTPDEDFILDRHPKFSNIIIGAGFSGHGFKLAPVVGKLLCELSLGEEPSYNMAHFAITRFPGVLGAAQ is encoded by the exons ATGGctgcccccagccagccccagaaGTCCACCTACGATGTCATTGTCATTGGGGCCGGCATCCAGGGCTCTTTCACTGCCTACCACCTGGCCCAGCGCCACGAGGAcactctgctgctggagcag TTCCTCCTGCCCCACTCTCGGGGCAGCTCTCACGGGCAGAGCCGCATCATCCGCAGCGCCTACCCCCAGGAGCACTACTCCCGCATGATGCCCGACTGCTTCCGccgctggcagcagctggaggctgaGACTGGCACCACCCTCTGCAg GCAGACGGgactggtgctgctggggctgccaggagATCCGGAGCTGGAGGCCTGCAGGAGGAACCTGGGTGTTGACGAAGTCCTGGACTCCACAGCGCTGGCCCAGCGCTTCCCTGGcttccagctgccagctggccaGGTGGCCGTGGTGGACAGCACTGCCGGGGTGCTCTTCGCTGGCCGGGCACTGCAGGCAGTGCAG GAGGTCTTTCGCCGACACGGGGGCACCCTGCGGGACGGGGAGAAGGTGCTGCACATCCAACCTGGGGCCACGGTCACTGTCACCACCACTGTTGGCGTGTACAAAGCCCCCCGGCTCATCATCACAGCTGGAGCATGGACTGGTGCCTTGGTGGAACAGCTGGGTCTCCGCCTGCCACTGCAG CCCCTGCGCATCGATGTCTGCTACTGGAGGGAGAAGCAAGCTGGGAGCGCTGGCTTGGGCAGTGTCAGCCCCTGCTTCTTGACCCTGGGGCTGAGCCAAGCCCCCCACGGCATCTATGGGCTGCCCTCCATTGAGTACCCAGGTCTGATGAAG GTGTGCCACCACCACGGCAGCCCCACTGACCCAGAGAAGCGGGATCAGGCCCCCTCCAGTGCCCCCCGCCCTGACATCGCCGTTCTGAGCAGCTTCATCAGCAGCTACCTGCCCGGGCTGGAGACCCAGCCAGCGGTGATGGAGACCTGCCTCTACACG AACACTCCAGATGAAGATTTCATCCTGGACCGGCACCCCAAGTTCAGCAACATCATCATTGGTGCCGGCTTCTCAG GCCATGGGTTCAAGCTGGCACCGGTGGTGGGGAAGTTGCTGTGTGAGCTGAGCCTGGGCGAGGAGCCATCCTACAACATGGCCCACTTTGCCATCACTCGTTTCCCCGGTGTGCTTGGGGCTGCACAGTAG